A DNA window from Marispirochaeta aestuarii contains the following coding sequences:
- a CDS encoding HDOD domain-containing protein: MALDIRRVIDSIERYEPVDLTAYKVPASSIAGIGKILELYLRKIKLQNYYFQFFYALRELIENAKKANLKRVYFKQNNLDLNNPEHYEQGMQSFKGEVYSRIGEYENLLKESGLYVRTTFAVDDTHFYITITNNVHISPAEEERINERLNRSQGFSSVEEAFQTVLDSSEGAGLGIVMLVLMLRKIGLDRNAFSIQGFNGATVARVSIPRHDLVVRHLSDLTGRIREELQQIPQFPEHILTLQRLIEDPEVAFNRIEHTISMDPGLAAELLRMVNSAAFGIHRRVKTISEAISLMGLKGIRDLITAYGTVKIMVERYGEMEELWNHCYRVAVYASSIARRYSLRKIYEIVYSSSLLHDLGRVLVDFLSPEFFNKLRRFSTEKKIPPEEFERFAIGTHHAEVGALMAEGWEYPEAITETIRHHHTPDACPKKYTDLVQTVYLANFLDDLDRGRASADQLSPEVMNRFSLHSTDSQQELLQKLKEEFEGLSKVQD, encoded by the coding sequence ATGGCTCTGGATATACGAAGAGTAATCGATTCTATCGAAAGATACGAACCCGTAGACCTGACCGCCTACAAGGTTCCAGCCTCATCCATTGCGGGAATCGGCAAGATCCTCGAATTATACCTGCGAAAGATCAAGCTGCAGAACTATTACTTTCAGTTCTTCTACGCCCTTCGGGAACTCATAGAAAACGCGAAGAAAGCAAACCTCAAAAGGGTGTATTTCAAACAGAACAATCTGGATCTGAACAATCCCGAACATTATGAGCAGGGAATGCAGAGCTTCAAGGGGGAAGTCTATTCCAGAATCGGTGAATACGAGAATCTCCTGAAGGAATCTGGACTCTATGTCCGGACTACCTTTGCAGTGGACGATACCCACTTTTACATTACCATAACCAACAACGTGCATATATCCCCGGCGGAGGAGGAGCGGATAAACGAACGACTTAACCGTTCCCAGGGCTTTTCCAGCGTCGAGGAGGCCTTCCAGACGGTCCTGGATTCCAGCGAAGGGGCAGGCCTAGGTATTGTCATGCTGGTGCTGATGCTGCGCAAAATCGGGCTTGACCGGAATGCCTTTTCAATTCAGGGTTTCAACGGCGCAACCGTGGCCAGGGTCAGTATTCCCCGGCACGACCTGGTGGTCCGGCATCTTTCCGATCTTACCGGGCGTATTCGTGAAGAGCTTCAGCAGATTCCCCAGTTTCCCGAACATATTCTTACCCTGCAGCGCCTTATTGAAGATCCTGAGGTAGCTTTCAACAGGATTGAACATACCATCAGTATGGACCCTGGCCTTGCGGCAGAACTTTTGCGAATGGTCAACTCCGCGGCCTTCGGTATTCATCGGAGGGTCAAAACCATATCGGAAGCAATTTCCCTGATGGGACTGAAGGGAATCCGCGACCTTATTACCGCTTACGGAACGGTAAAGATCATGGTGGAACGCTATGGCGAAATGGAAGAACTCTGGAACCACTGCTACAGGGTTGCAGTCTACGCCTCATCCATTGCACGCCGGTATTCCCTCCGGAAAATCTACGAGATAGTCTACTCATCAAGCCTGCTCCACGACCTGGGCAGGGTACTTGTGGATTTCCTGAGTCCCGAGTTCTTCAACAAACTGAGGAGATTCAGCACGGAGAAGAAAATACCCCCTGAAGAGTTCGAACGCTTTGCCATCGGTACCCATCATGCAGAGGTCGGCGCCCTGATGGCTGAAGGCTGGGAGTACCCCGAAGCAATCACCGAGACCATCCGGCACCATCATACTCCCGATGCATGCCCAAAAAAATACACGGATCTGGTTCAGACGGTTTATCTGGCGAACTTTCTCGACGATCTGGACCGGGGAAGGGCCTCCGCGGACCAGCTGTCTCCGGAGGTTATGAATCGATTCTCCCTGCACAGTACGGATTCACAGCAGGAACTGCTGCAGAAACTCAAGGAGGAGTTCGAAGGGCTGTCAAAAGTGCAGGACTGA
- a CDS encoding DUF6951 family protein, protein MVRLELDPGICGLKTRIEASSEDGRLVRLGIESQCPSIQALGESLGEVDAYQVCFAGFRESPVYRAAGEHFKHAACPVPSAIIKAVEAAAGLALPKDVRFTFEHN, encoded by the coding sequence ATGGTACGTCTGGAGCTTGATCCCGGTATATGCGGTTTGAAAACACGAATAGAGGCTTCTTCTGAAGACGGACGCCTGGTACGCCTGGGCATAGAGTCCCAATGCCCGAGTATCCAGGCTCTGGGAGAATCCCTGGGAGAAGTCGACGCGTATCAGGTCTGTTTCGCCGGTTTTCGGGAATCCCCCGTCTACAGAGCCGCAGGAGAACACTTCAAACACGCAGCCTGCCCGGTTCCTTCGGCAATCATCAAAGCCGTGGAGGCAGCGGCGGGCCTGGCCCTGCCGAAGGACGTGCGTTTTACATTCGAGCACAACTGA
- a CDS encoding TSUP family transporter, translated as MEYVTTFQVLLLVTGAFFAGFVDSIAGGGGIITLPLFLSVGIPPHLALGTNKLQASFGSLTASLRYRHSGLISFRKLKTGIVFTLAGAAAGTAAIQSIPADFLNMVLPVLLLGVFLYTLFSPRMGELDVEARIPVFRFYLLFGLAIGFYDGFFGPGTGSFWTIALATLLGMNLKRATATTKVMNFTSNIVSLTVFILGGKVLFLLGILMGIGQLSGAWLGTHLVVKNGTRFVRTIFLIVVAATIANLVVRRFL; from the coding sequence GTGGAATACGTAACAACTTTTCAGGTACTGCTTCTGGTTACCGGCGCATTCTTCGCCGGCTTTGTGGATTCCATCGCCGGGGGCGGCGGCATCATTACCCTGCCCCTCTTTCTTTCTGTCGGGATACCTCCCCACCTTGCTCTGGGAACCAACAAGCTCCAGGCCAGCTTCGGCAGCCTTACCGCCTCGCTCCGCTACCGTCACAGCGGCCTGATCTCCTTCCGCAAACTGAAGACGGGCATTGTCTTTACCCTTGCAGGTGCCGCCGCGGGAACGGCCGCCATACAGAGTATTCCGGCAGACTTTCTGAACATGGTTCTGCCGGTCCTGCTGCTGGGGGTTTTCCTCTATACCCTGTTCAGCCCCCGGATGGGGGAGCTGGATGTGGAAGCCCGAATACCTGTCTTCAGGTTTTACCTGCTCTTCGGCCTGGCCATCGGATTCTACGACGGCTTCTTTGGTCCCGGCACCGGGTCCTTCTGGACCATAGCCCTGGCCACCCTGCTGGGTATGAACCTGAAGCGGGCCACCGCGACCACCAAGGTAATGAATTTTACCAGCAATATCGTGAGCCTCACGGTCTTTATCCTGGGGGGCAAGGTGTTGTTCCTGCTGGGTATCCTGATGGGCATTGGACAGCTGAGCGGGGCATGGCTGGGCACCCACCTGGTGGTTAAGAACGGCACCCGTTTTGTCAGGACCATCTTTCTTATCGTTGTCGCCGCGACTATCGCTAACCTCGTGGTACGGCGCTTCCTTTAA
- a CDS encoding NAD(P)-binding domain-containing protein, with protein sequence MNQNKSRELSTRVVLVGAGPVGIEVAAGLKRAGIDYLQLEKGPIASTIYRWPRHARFFSSPERVAIAGIPFSSPHQEQPAREDYLAYLRGVVETLDLKILSYHRVTEIRGKKGSFTLRAETLRDSLKVNCENVILATGDMGEFNRLGIPGEDLPHVSHVLEDPHLYFGNRLLVVGGKNSALEAALRCFRSGVSVSLSYRRSGFDRKRVNSRLYLELSILTAKGVIPFYPETLPSRITEEGVELSRSDGSTLFVPADFVLLATGYHADLSLFTDLEIPLDEEGVPLYDPQTMESAVPGVYLAGTAVSGARQRYKDFIGTSHYHAAGIVRDLGGGDIPVGTIASRRYSFSTEDIEAD encoded by the coding sequence ATGAATCAGAATAAAAGCAGAGAACTTTCCACCAGGGTTGTTCTGGTCGGCGCCGGGCCTGTGGGCATTGAGGTGGCCGCGGGTCTGAAACGGGCGGGTATCGATTATCTGCAGCTGGAAAAAGGCCCGATAGCCTCGACTATCTACCGCTGGCCGCGGCATGCCCGGTTTTTCAGTTCCCCCGAGAGGGTGGCCATTGCGGGGATCCCCTTCAGTTCGCCCCACCAGGAGCAGCCTGCCCGGGAAGACTATCTGGCCTACCTCCGCGGCGTAGTGGAGACCCTGGACCTGAAGATCCTCAGTTACCACAGGGTAACGGAAATCAGGGGAAAAAAGGGCAGTTTTACCCTTCGAGCCGAGACTCTGCGGGACTCACTGAAGGTAAACTGTGAAAATGTGATCCTTGCAACGGGAGATATGGGAGAGTTCAACCGACTGGGAATCCCCGGGGAGGACCTGCCCCACGTATCCCACGTGCTGGAGGATCCCCATCTCTACTTCGGTAACCGGCTCCTTGTTGTGGGAGGCAAAAACTCCGCCCTCGAGGCCGCCCTCCGCTGTTTCCGCTCGGGGGTCTCGGTATCCTTGAGTTACCGCCGCAGCGGCTTTGACAGAAAACGGGTAAACTCGCGCCTGTATCTCGAACTTTCCATTCTGACCGCGAAGGGGGTAATTCCCTTCTACCCGGAAACCCTCCCTTCCCGTATAACTGAAGAGGGGGTCGAACTCTCCAGAAGCGACGGCAGCACCCTGTTTGTTCCCGCCGACTTTGTGCTTCTTGCCACGGGCTACCATGCGGATCTGTCTCTTTTTACAGATCTTGAAATTCCTCTGGACGAGGAGGGGGTCCCTCTCTATGACCCTCAGACCATGGAGAGTGCGGTTCCCGGGGTCTACCTTGCGGGCACCGCGGTTTCCGGTGCACGGCAGCGCTACAAGGATTTTATCGGGACCAGTCATTACCACGCCGCAGGAATTGTGCGGGACCTGGGAGGCGGAGATATTCCTGTGGGGACTATAGCCTCCCGGCGCTACAGCTTCTCCACTGAGGACATCGAAGCGGATTAA
- a CDS encoding methyl-accepting chemotaxis protein translates to MKEKSSILTKVFFYNLIIPLLLGGILRELLVALYNPYKVLDLQGRLLLGIRPTTYLMVLGFGIIAAGVISRMLQPLLRFLETGVQTPAARHAALRINWFLISIHAVFWLVGVTLMYAFVFKWQSPGGYPYPVALFSAVSMGLVTGIWTALTVNNVLFPAKERLRMTEIAQGEIDRFLVMKDYLILVSSAFALGAFLFIVSEFYRTADQIPAAFPSPVLSFCGMSLLFTGIALRMFSLSRRVDRFQLRRIRERLEELNAAEGDLTRLIPLVNFDDVGRISAGTNAFIHKLNSMIGKIRQLVQELSSSGGELSVAAGESSRIMENVRGLVSSLNERTIVHADTLKEATDSVLHILDNIRHLDGSIQEQAAGVEESSAAVRQMIGTIVEINRSFEELEADFSSLVGFAAGGREKIEIAVAQVGKVVQQAEKLNEANTLISSIAEQTNLLAMNAAIEAAHAGEHGAGFAVVAAEIRSLAENSANHSREIQGQLKTTVATIQSVVSAVEETKSAFTSVQELVERLHSLEREMLSSLEQQRIGGDEIVATLTEINQITSSVSSSAGEIADDAGTVKKHMEALAEISRALHDALTEVGDGTEQMEEAIRGMDAVSGENIRHIEGITHQVRRFRLDGENESE, encoded by the coding sequence ATGAAAGAAAAGTCCTCCATTTTGACGAAAGTTTTCTTCTATAACCTGATTATTCCCCTGCTGCTCGGTGGAATACTCAGGGAATTGCTGGTCGCGCTTTATAACCCCTACAAGGTACTCGATCTGCAGGGAAGGCTGCTTCTGGGGATTCGTCCCACGACCTATCTTATGGTGCTTGGATTCGGCATCATTGCGGCGGGGGTAATAAGCCGTATGCTGCAGCCGCTGCTGCGTTTTCTGGAGACCGGGGTGCAGACTCCCGCGGCCCGCCATGCAGCCCTCAGGATCAACTGGTTCCTGATCAGCATTCATGCTGTTTTCTGGCTGGTCGGTGTTACCTTGATGTACGCTTTCGTTTTCAAATGGCAGTCTCCCGGCGGCTATCCCTATCCTGTTGCGCTGTTCAGCGCGGTTTCCATGGGGCTTGTCACGGGAATCTGGACTGCCCTGACGGTGAACAATGTGCTGTTTCCCGCAAAAGAGCGGCTCAGGATGACCGAGATAGCCCAGGGCGAGATTGACCGCTTTCTTGTAATGAAGGATTACCTGATCCTCGTCTCCTCCGCCTTTGCCCTTGGGGCTTTTCTGTTTATCGTCTCCGAGTTTTACCGGACTGCGGATCAGATTCCCGCTGCTTTTCCATCCCCGGTACTCAGCTTCTGCGGGATGAGCCTGCTTTTTACCGGAATAGCCCTGCGTATGTTTTCCCTTTCCCGCCGGGTCGACCGTTTTCAGCTGAGGAGGATCCGGGAACGTCTGGAGGAGTTGAATGCCGCCGAGGGCGACCTTACCCGCCTGATCCCCCTGGTGAATTTTGACGATGTGGGCAGGATTTCCGCCGGAACAAACGCCTTTATCCATAAACTGAACAGCATGATCGGAAAAATCAGGCAGCTGGTTCAGGAACTCTCCTCCTCCGGGGGAGAGCTTTCGGTAGCTGCGGGAGAAAGTTCCCGAATCATGGAGAATGTCCGGGGACTCGTGAGCTCCCTGAATGAGAGGACCATCGTTCATGCCGATACCCTCAAGGAAGCCACGGACTCTGTCCTTCATATTCTGGATAATATCAGGCATCTGGACGGGTCCATACAGGAACAGGCCGCCGGAGTCGAGGAGTCCTCAGCGGCCGTACGTCAGATGATCGGAACAATAGTGGAGATAAACCGGAGTTTCGAGGAGCTGGAAGCAGATTTTTCTTCCCTGGTCGGATTCGCCGCCGGAGGCAGGGAGAAGATCGAGATCGCGGTCGCCCAGGTCGGGAAGGTGGTACAGCAGGCTGAGAAGCTGAACGAGGCGAATACCCTCATCTCGTCCATTGCGGAACAGACCAATCTTCTGGCCATGAATGCCGCCATTGAAGCCGCCCACGCCGGGGAGCATGGGGCCGGTTTCGCCGTGGTCGCGGCGGAGATTCGCAGCCTGGCGGAGAACTCGGCCAACCATTCCCGGGAGATCCAAGGGCAGCTGAAGACAACCGTGGCGACCATCCAATCGGTTGTCTCCGCCGTCGAAGAGACCAAATCGGCCTTCACCAGCGTTCAGGAGCTGGTTGAGCGGCTTCATTCCCTGGAGCGGGAGATGCTCTCTTCCCTGGAGCAGCAGCGCATCGGAGGTGACGAGATTGTCGCGACCCTGACGGAGATCAACCAGATAACCTCTTCGGTCAGCAGCTCCGCCGGAGAAATAGCTGATGATGCGGGTACGGTAAAGAAGCACATGGAAGCCCTTGCGGAGATCAGCCGGGCCCTCCACGATGCACTTACCGAAGTCGGCGACGGAACGGAGCAGATGGAGGAGGCCATCCGCGGAATGGATGCGGTGAGCGGGGAAAATATCCGGCATATTGAAGGGATTACACATCAGGTACGACGTTTCAGACTGGATGGAGAAAATGAATCAGAATAA
- the argA gene encoding amino-acid N-acetyltransferase: protein MRNNDIKEHVELIREVFSYVHRFAGATFVFKVEYEVAEHPLFPVLVKDLALLHGMGIRTVIIPGATGRINEVLQRYGIATESVGGVRISSPEAIPFIKMAAFDVSNQVMTLLAAHGANAVVGNWVRARSMGVIKGVDYGSTGVVERIDTELVNKILDEGLIPILPCIGWNAVGTPYNISSNELARVVSSQLQAEKLFLLLPEERLDAGDFTFPEGITFNPEGRISRLDIHTAEAFLDINASSSDPRLQYVKLACETCRRGVPRVHIVDGRVEGVILKEIFSNLGVGTMVHGNDYDSLRPMREEDITDVLRIMEPFVEREILIRRTGADLERAAGDYVVYEMDDSIHGCGALHRYSDGSGEIAGIAVDTRYDRLGIGFKIVSYLVEVARREGLKRVFVLTTQTSDWFQRLGFVDADLDQIPPERRERYDRRRNSRIYQRILE, encoded by the coding sequence ATGAGAAACAACGATATCAAGGAACATGTTGAGTTGATCCGTGAGGTTTTCAGCTATGTCCACCGCTTTGCAGGTGCAACCTTTGTCTTCAAGGTTGAATACGAGGTTGCCGAGCATCCGCTTTTCCCGGTGCTGGTCAAGGACCTTGCCCTCCTGCACGGGATGGGAATCCGGACGGTGATTATTCCAGGTGCCACAGGACGCATCAACGAGGTGCTTCAGCGCTACGGTATCGCCACCGAATCGGTGGGGGGCGTGAGGATTTCCTCCCCCGAGGCGATACCCTTCATTAAAATGGCTGCCTTTGACGTCTCAAACCAGGTCATGACCCTGCTGGCCGCCCACGGAGCCAACGCGGTGGTGGGAAACTGGGTCAGGGCCCGCAGCATGGGGGTAATAAAAGGAGTCGATTACGGATCAACCGGGGTAGTCGAGCGTATCGACACTGAACTGGTGAACAAGATCCTCGACGAAGGGCTTATCCCCATTCTGCCCTGCATCGGCTGGAATGCCGTGGGAACCCCCTACAACATCTCTTCCAACGAGCTGGCCAGGGTCGTTTCCTCCCAGCTGCAGGCGGAAAAACTCTTTCTCCTGCTTCCGGAAGAGCGCCTGGACGCGGGGGATTTTACCTTTCCCGAGGGCATCACCTTCAATCCGGAAGGGCGCATCTCGCGGCTGGATATCCATACCGCCGAAGCCTTTCTCGATATCAACGCTTCGAGCAGCGATCCCCGCCTGCAGTACGTAAAGCTGGCCTGTGAAACCTGCCGGAGGGGTGTGCCCCGTGTCCATATTGTGGACGGCAGGGTGGAGGGGGTCATTCTGAAGGAGATCTTCTCCAACCTTGGTGTCGGGACCATGGTTCACGGTAACGATTACGATTCCCTCCGGCCCATGCGGGAGGAGGACATTACCGATGTGCTGCGCATTATGGAACCCTTCGTTGAACGGGAGATCCTGATCCGCCGCACCGGGGCGGACCTGGAACGCGCCGCCGGGGATTACGTCGTCTACGAGATGGACGATTCCATCCACGGCTGCGGCGCCCTGCACCGTTACTCCGACGGATCCGGGGAGATCGCCGGCATCGCCGTGGATACCCGTTACGACCGCCTGGGTATCGGATTCAAGATCGTATCCTACCTGGTCGAGGTGGCCCGCAGGGAAGGCCTCAAACGGGTTTTTGTGCTGACCACCCAGACCTCCGACTGGTTCCAGCGCCTGGGTTTTGTGGACGCCGATCTGGATCAGATCCCTCCGGAGCGGCGGGAGCGCTACGACCGCCGGAGAAACTCCCGGATTTATCAAAGGATACTTGAATGA